A part of Miscanthus floridulus cultivar M001 chromosome 6, ASM1932011v1, whole genome shotgun sequence genomic DNA contains:
- the LOC136455999 gene encoding probable receptor-like protein kinase At5g18500 yields the protein MSAPMPSPTLPSPTLKDHLSTPTGPLHLKVWEVICIALGAFMVLILFVTVWLTIRSKKRVRRQASANIPITQIPAISKEIKEVRVEQVPASDFVAHDGVLLTIQDKSSDRDSDKVMAHSGVSKSRRGDESHSGSFRYMDKDAGFQSAEEGGSGTFRQASANAITAPSPLVGLPEFSYLGWGHWFTLRDLELATNRFSKDNIIGEGGYGVVYRGQLINGSPVAVKKLLNNLGQAEKEFRVEVEAIGHVRHKNLVRLLGYCVEGTQRMLVYEYVNNGNLEQWLHGAMSQHGSLTWEARIKILLGTAKALAYLHEAIEPKVVHRDIKSSNILIDDEFESKVSDFGLAKLLGAGKSHVTTRVMGTFGYVAPEYANTGLLNEKSDIYSFGVVLLEAITGRDPVDYGRPPNEVNLVDWLKMMVASRRSEEVVDPTIETRPSTRALKRALLTALRCVDPDSEKRPKMGQVVRMLESDDPIPRGDRRSKHHRGGSTEMDSQRENNSDTEKSDNPDSKPSRSRASSSK from the exons ATGTCGGCACCGATGCCCTCCCCGACTCTGCCCTCCCCGACTCTGAAGGATCATCTCTCCACGCCTACAGGCCCCCTGCATCTCAAAGTATGGGAGGTCATATGCATTGCCTTGGGAGCTTTCATGGTGCTCATCTTGTTTGTCACCGTGTGGCTCACGATCAGGAGCAAGAAGAGGGTAAGGCGGCAGGCATCCGCAAATATCCCAATCACCCAAATCCCTGCAAtttccaaggaaatcaaggaggtgaGGGTGGAGCAAGTGCCGGCAAGCGACTTTGTGGCGCATGATGGCGTCCTCCTGACGATCCAGGACAAGTCCAGCGACCGGGATTCCGACAAGGTCATGGCCCATTCGGGTGTCAGCAAATCGAGGCGTGGTGATGAGAGCCATTCGGGATCATTTCGCTACATGGACAAGGATGCAGGATTCCAGTCAGCTGAGGAAGGCGGCTCTGGAACGTTTCGGCAGGCTTCAGCTAATGCCATAACTGCTCCTTCACCTCTGGTTGGCTTGCCCGAGTTTTCATACCTTGGTTGGGGTCACTGGTTTACGCTGAGGGATCTGGAGCTTGCTACCAATCGCTTTTCAAAGGACAACATTATCGGTGAGGGTGGATATGGTGTAGTTTATCGTGGCCAGCTGATCAATGGCTCCCCTGTTGCTGTCAAAAAGCTTCTCAATAACCT AGGTCAAGCTGAGAAGGAATTCAGAGTAGAAGTTGAGGCTATCGGTCATGTTCGACACAAGAACTTGGTCCGGCTTCTTGGTTATTGCGTGGAGGGTACCCAAAG GATGCTTGTCTATGAGTATGTGAACAATGGAAACCTAGAGCAATGGCTTCATGGAGCTATGAGTCAACATGGCTCCCTTACATGGGAGGCCCGCATAAAGATTCTTCTTGGGACTGCTAAAGC GCTTGCTTACTTGCATGAGGCGATTGAACCCAAAGTTGTGCACCGTGATATCAAATCGAGCAATATTTTGATTGACGATGAGTTCGAGTCCAAAGTATCCGATTTCGGTTTAGCCAAACTTCTTGGTGCTGGAAAGAGTCATGTCACCACTAGGGTTATGGGTACCTTTGG GTATGTGGCACCAGAGTATGCAAACACTGGGCTCTTGAACGAAAAGAGTGACATTTACAGCTTTGGAGTTGTTCTCCTAGAAGCAATTACCGGAAGGGATCCTGTTGACTATGGCCGCCCACCAAATGAG GTGAATCTAGTTGACTGGCTAAAAATGATGGTTGCCAGCAGGCGGTCTGAAGAAGTAGTGGATCCCACCATAGAGACACGACCTTCGACGAGAGCTCTAAAGCGTGCACTTTTGACAGCTCTGAGGTGTGTGGATCCAGACTCAGAGAAGAGACCGAAGATGGGTCAAGTTGTCCGGATGCTGGAATCGGATGATCCAATTCCTCGAGGG GACAGAAGATCTAAGCACCACCGTGGAGGGAGCACAGAAATGGATTCGCAAAGGGAAAACAACTCTGACACGGAGAAGAGCGACAATCCAGATTCGAAACCTAGCAGGAGCAGAGCATCCTCGTCCAAATGA